In a single window of the Flavobacterium ammoniigenes genome:
- a CDS encoding deoxyguanosinetriphosphate triphosphohydrolase, with translation MNWEQLLSLKRQGDKGKRLRVEQDDTRLGFEVDYDRIIFSAAFRSLQDKTQVIPLSKTDFVHTRLTHSLEVSVVGRSLGRLVGKKILEKYPHLKEVHGYHMNDFGAIVAAASLAHDIGNPPFGHSGEKAIGEYFSIGKGQQYKDQLNPKQWQDLIDFEGNANGFSVLTADRPGIEGGLRISFATLGAFMKYPKESLPKKPTKNIADKKYGFFQSDKVFFEEVAADMGLIPNKSGKDIGFERHPLAYLVEAADDICYTIIDFEDGINLGLVQEEYALEYLIKLVKDSIDSAKYSTLITKEDRISYLRALAIGSLINDAVRVFIENEEAILAGKFPYALTDKSKYKAQMDDIIKLSVKNIYQSREVIEKEIVGYQIIQTLLDKFISAMNNKFNGTASNYDQLILKMLPEKHNVEKENLYDRLLHICHYVSMLTDGNALELFETINGTKKS, from the coding sequence ATGAACTGGGAACAACTTTTATCATTAAAAAGACAAGGCGACAAAGGCAAAAGACTTCGTGTAGAACAAGACGATACACGTCTAGGGTTTGAAGTCGACTACGATCGTATCATCTTTTCGGCTGCCTTTAGAAGTTTGCAAGATAAAACCCAAGTCATCCCACTTTCCAAAACTGATTTTGTACACACCCGTTTGACGCACAGTCTAGAAGTATCAGTTGTAGGACGTTCTTTAGGCCGATTGGTAGGAAAAAAAATCTTAGAAAAATACCCGCATTTAAAAGAAGTACATGGTTATCATATGAATGATTTTGGGGCGATCGTTGCTGCAGCATCCTTGGCACACGACATTGGAAATCCGCCTTTTGGTCATTCGGGTGAAAAAGCTATTGGCGAATATTTTTCTATTGGAAAAGGACAACAATACAAAGACCAACTCAATCCAAAACAATGGCAAGATTTAATCGATTTTGAGGGCAATGCCAATGGGTTTTCAGTTTTAACCGCGGATCGTCCAGGAATTGAAGGCGGCTTGCGAATTTCGTTTGCCACCTTGGGTGCTTTTATGAAATACCCAAAAGAAAGTTTGCCCAAAAAACCAACTAAAAATATTGCCGACAAGAAATACGGTTTCTTCCAAAGCGACAAAGTATTCTTTGAAGAAGTCGCTGCAGACATGGGCTTAATTCCTAATAAGTCTGGGAAAGATATTGGTTTTGAAAGACATCCATTGGCCTACCTTGTGGAAGCCGCAGACGATATTTGTTACACCATTATTGATTTTGAAGATGGAATTAATTTGGGTTTAGTTCAGGAAGAATATGCCTTAGAATATTTAATCAAATTAGTTAAAGATTCAATTGATAGTGCCAAATACAGCACCTTAATTACCAAAGAAGATCGCATCAGTTATTTGAGAGCATTGGCAATTGGTAGTTTAATTAACGATGCCGTTCGCGTTTTTATTGAAAATGAAGAAGCAATTTTAGCGGGGAAATTTCCCTATGCGCTGACTGATAAAAGCAAGTACAAAGCGCAAATGGATGACATTATTAAATTGAGCGTGAAAAACATTTATCAAAGTCGTGAAGTGATCGAAAAAGAAATTGTAGGTTACCAAATTATCCAAACCTTATTGGATAAATTCATCTCGGCCATGAACAATAAATTCAACGGAACGGCTTCAAATTACGATCAGTTAATTTTAAAAATGTTGCCCGAAAAACACAATGTAGAAAAAGAAAACCTATACGATCGTTTGTTACACATCTGTCACTATGTTTCCATGTTAACCGATGGCAATGCCTTGGAATTATTTGAAACAATTAACGGTACAAAAAAATCCTAA
- a CDS encoding NAD-dependent epimerase/dehydratase family protein has product MILVTGGTGLVGAHLLLYLVEQGENVRAMYRSTTSIEKTKNLFSLYNKFHLFEKIEWMEADILDIPSLENAFQNIEFVYHCAALISFDPKDEETIRKTNIEGTANIVNFCLAYKIKKMLFVSSIAALGDLNATETTISETTEWNPEKPHSDYAISKYGAEMEVWRGQQEGLNVLIVNPGVILGPGFPEQGSGALFSAVAKGLSFYTLGTTGFIAVTDVVETSIQLMKSEIQNERFTLIESNYSFQEILNCIADSLNVRRPKWHASPFLVNVFWKLDWFISTFFFQKRKLSRASAKASYSKTEYTNAKILSTITLEFKSVKEYIQFIATL; this is encoded by the coding sequence ATGATTTTAGTTACAGGAGGAACCGGTTTAGTGGGTGCGCATCTTTTGCTTTATTTGGTGGAGCAAGGAGAAAATGTACGTGCAATGTATCGATCTACTACGTCCATAGAAAAAACCAAAAATTTATTTTCGCTTTACAACAAGTTTCATTTATTCGAAAAAATAGAATGGATGGAAGCGGATATACTTGACATCCCGTCTTTGGAAAATGCCTTTCAAAATATTGAATTCGTATACCACTGTGCGGCTTTAATTTCTTTTGATCCAAAAGACGAAGAAACCATTCGCAAAACTAACATTGAAGGCACCGCCAACATTGTTAATTTTTGCTTGGCTTACAAGATCAAAAAAATGCTATTTGTGAGTTCGATCGCCGCTTTGGGAGATCTAAATGCAACCGAAACTACAATTTCTGAAACCACTGAATGGAATCCCGAAAAACCGCATAGCGATTATGCCATTTCAAAATATGGCGCCGAAATGGAAGTATGGCGAGGCCAACAAGAAGGGTTAAACGTACTCATAGTAAATCCTGGAGTTATTCTAGGACCTGGTTTCCCAGAACAAGGAAGTGGCGCTTTATTTTCGGCTGTTGCCAAAGGATTGTCTTTTTACACGCTGGGAACTACCGGATTTATCGCGGTTACCGATGTAGTCGAAACGAGTATCCAATTAATGAAAAGTGAGATCCAAAACGAACGATTTACTTTAATTGAGAGCAACTATTCGTTTCAAGAGATACTGAATTGTATCGCTGATAGCTTGAACGTTAGACGTCCTAAATGGCATGCTAGCCCCTTTTTAGTGAATGTGTTTTGGAAACTGGATTGGTTTATATCTACTTTTTTCTTCCAAAAAAGAAAATTATCTCGCGCTAGTGCTAAAGCTTCGTATTCAAAAACTGAATATACTAACGCAAAAATACTATCGACGATCACTCTCGAATTTAAATCAGTCAAAGAATATATCCAATTTATTGCTACCCTATAA
- the tyrS gene encoding tyrosine--tRNA ligase, translating into MKNLVEELQWRGLVHDIMPGTEEQLLKEMTTTYIGFDPTSDSLHIGSLVPILLLVHLKNFGHKPIALVGGATGMIGDPSGKSDERNLLDEATLAHNVEGIKAVLSRFLDFNSKEVNAAVLVNNYDWMKDLSFINFARDVGKRITVNYMMAKDSVKKRLSGEGEGMSFTEFTYQLIQGYDFYHLHKEYNCLLQMGGSDQWGNITTGTELVRRMNAEGAKAYAMTCPLITKADGSKFGKSEGGNVWLTADKTSVYKFYQFWLNTTDVDAEKYIKIFTFLDKATIEALITEHQVAPHLRVLQRKLAEEVTTLVHSKEELEKAIKASNILFGNASADDLKQLDEATFLEVFDGVPQAEIAKSEIENGLDIVTVLNEKTGFFKSNGEARRALTANSISVNKEKITEEYQLSTNDLINNQFVLLQSGKKNYFVVRVK; encoded by the coding sequence ATGAAAAATTTAGTAGAAGAATTACAATGGCGTGGTCTGGTTCATGATATCATGCCTGGAACCGAAGAACAACTTTTGAAAGAAATGACAACGACTTATATCGGATTTGATCCGACTTCAGATTCGTTGCATATTGGAAGTTTGGTGCCCATCTTATTGTTAGTTCATTTGAAAAATTTTGGACATAAACCTATTGCTTTAGTGGGTGGTGCAACCGGAATGATTGGAGATCCATCTGGAAAATCGGATGAGCGAAATTTGTTAGACGAAGCGACTTTGGCTCACAATGTGGAAGGCATCAAAGCAGTACTTTCTCGTTTCTTGGATTTTAATTCGAAAGAAGTAAATGCCGCTGTTTTAGTGAACAATTACGATTGGATGAAGGATTTGTCGTTCATCAACTTTGCACGCGATGTGGGTAAACGAATTACCGTTAACTACATGATGGCAAAAGATTCAGTTAAAAAACGTTTGTCTGGCGAAGGCGAAGGAATGTCGTTTACCGAGTTTACCTACCAATTAATTCAAGGTTACGATTTTTACCATTTGCATAAAGAATACAACTGTTTGTTGCAAATGGGAGGTTCTGACCAATGGGGAAATATCACAACTGGAACAGAGCTAGTGCGCCGAATGAATGCTGAAGGTGCCAAAGCGTATGCGATGACCTGTCCTTTGATTACCAAAGCAGACGGATCAAAATTCGGAAAATCGGAAGGTGGAAATGTATGGCTAACAGCTGACAAAACTTCGGTTTATAAATTCTACCAATTTTGGTTGAATACGACAGATGTTGATGCAGAGAAATACATTAAAATTTTTACTTTCCTAGATAAAGCTACTATTGAAGCTTTAATTACAGAACATCAAGTAGCGCCGCATTTGAGAGTCTTACAACGAAAATTAGCTGAAGAAGTTACTACTTTGGTGCATTCAAAAGAAGAGTTGGAAAAAGCGATTAAAGCGTCGAATATTCTTTTTGGAAATGCTTCAGCTGACGATTTGAAACAATTGGACGAAGCCACTTTCTTAGAAGTTTTTGATGGTGTGCCTCAAGCTGAAATTGCTAAAAGTGAAATCGAAAACGGACTGGATATTGTGACGGTTTTAAATGAGAAAACCGGTTTCTTTAAATCCAATGGAGAGGCGAGAAGAGCCTTGACGGCCAATTCTATTTCGGTTAACAAAGAAAAAATAACAGAGGAATACCAGCTTTCAACTAACGATTTAATCAATAATCAATTCGTTTTATTACAAAGCGGAAAGAAAAATTATTTTGTAGTTCGAGTAAAGTAA
- a CDS encoding DUF3127 domain-containing protein, translated as MEVTGRVKMIDQTKEVGSGGFKKRDIVVTTDEQYPQHILVQFVQDKCDLLNNYQVGDQVKIDINLRGREWTNQQGETVYFNTIQGWRIGKVQAEAPAAAPQTPPMPAAETFAPATNLNEEEPDDLPF; from the coding sequence ATGGAAGTTACAGGAAGAGTAAAAATGATTGACCAAACTAAAGAAGTAGGTTCTGGTGGTTTCAAAAAAAGAGATATTGTTGTTACTACTGACGAACAATACCCACAACATATTTTGGTGCAATTTGTTCAAGACAAATGTGACTTACTAAACAATTATCAAGTGGGTGACCAAGTGAAAATCGACATCAATTTAAGAGGTCGTGAGTGGACTAACCAACAAGGTGAAACAGTTTATTTCAATACTATTCAAGGATGGAGAATTGGAAAAGTACAAGCAGAAGCTCCAGCAGCTGCTCCACAAACTCCTCCTATGCCGGCAGCAGAAACTTTTGCTCCAGCAACTAATTTAAACGAAGAAGAGCCAGACGATTTACCGTTCTAA